From a single Lolium rigidum isolate FL_2022 chromosome 7, APGP_CSIRO_Lrig_0.1, whole genome shotgun sequence genomic region:
- the LOC124674776 gene encoding serine/threonine-protein kinase RIPK-like — MVKTSWSALLGLGCFSSHHGDDSGRPPKPAPLPDDDVDGPMKTAGSGMMPSPEDLSMSLAGSGVEAFTVDELRTATRDFSTSNFVGEGGFGPVYKGYVDERLKPGVRAQAVAVKLLDLEGSQGHKEWLAEVVLLGQLRHPHLVKLIGYCYEDEHRLLVYEFMARGSLEKHLFKKYSASLPWSTRLKIAIAAAKGLAFLHDATKPVIYRDFKTSNILLDSNYNAKLSDFGLAKDGPDGEETHVSTRVIGTQGYAAPEYIMTGHLTTKSDVYSFGVVLLELLTGRKVVDKNRPPREQSLIEWAQPYLLHDSSRRLDRAIDKSLDGQYSRLAVQKAAAMAYQCLSVSPKSRPQMSAVVEALELLLAMDDVAIEPFVYIVPSENK, encoded by the exons ATGGTGAAGACGTCGTGGAGCGCACTGCTCGGCCTCGGCTGCTTCAGCTCGCACCATGGCGACGACTCCGGCCGGCCGCCCAAACCGGCGCCGCTACCAGACGATGACGTCGACGGCCCGATGAAGACGGCCGGCAGCGGCATGATGCCGTCGCCGGAGGACCTGTCCATGTCGTTGGCGGGGTCCGGCGTGGAGGCGTTCACGGTGGATGAGCTCCGGACGGCGACGCGGGACTTCTCCACCAGCAACTTCGTCGGCGAGGGTGGCTTCGGCCCGGTCTACAAGGGCTACGTCGACGAGCGGCTCAAGCCCGGCGTGCGCGCGCAGGCAGTCGCGGTCAAGCTGCTCGACCTCGAGGGCTCGCAGGGGCACAAGGAGTGGCTG GCTGAAGTCGTTCTTCTGGGACAACTGAGGCATCCTCACCTCGTCAAGCTGATCGGATACTGCTACGAGGATGAGCACAGACTCCTCGTCTACGAGTTCATGGCAAGAGGCAGTCTCGAGAAGCATCTGTTCAAGA AGTACTCTGCGTCGTTGCCGTGGTCAACACGGCTGAAGATCGCCATTGCAGCCGCCAAAGGTTTGGCCTTCCTCCATGACGCCACCAAGCCCGTCATCTATCGTGACTTCAAGACCTCCAACATACTGCTTGACTCG AATTACAATGCGAAGCTTTCTGATTTTGGTCTAGCCAAGGATGGGCCCGACGGAGAAGAGACACATGTCTCCACACGAGTCATAGGTACACAAGGCTACGCTGCACCAGAGTACATCATGACCG GTCATCTTACAACGAAGAGCGATGTGTATAGCTTTGGTGTGGTGTTGTTGGAGCTCCTGACGGGGCGGAAGGTGGTTGACAAGAACCGGCCACCCCGAGAGCAAAGCCTCATCGAGTGGGCACAGCCGTACTTATTGCATGACTCCTCACGCCGACTAGACCGTGCCATCGATAAGAGCCTAGATGGACAATACTCGCGTCTAGCTGTCCAGAAGGCCGCAGCTATGGCGTATCAGTGCCTAAGTGTCAGCCCAAAGTCGCGGCCGCAGATGTCGGCCGTCGTGGAGGCTCTGGAGCTGTTGCTCGCCATGGACGATGTCGCCATCGAACCGTTCGTGTACATTGTGCCATCGGAGAACAAATGA
- the LOC124676572 gene encoding subtilisin-like protease SBT1.8, which produces MEDAQLLLCGVLVLLVSHSLANVNGDSDVSTSSSSGSGTKTYIVYMDPSSMPAAHPSPAHWHAAHLQSLYIDPARSLLYSYSSAAHGFAAALLPHHLPLLRGSPGVLQVVPDTLFQLHTTRTPEFLGLLSPAYQPAIHNLDAASHDVVIGVLDTGIWPDSPSLADGDLPPPPAHWKGVCEAGVDFPPSSCGRKLVGARSFSRGFRAATAGRGRMGAGRRSARDRDGHGTHTATTAAGAAVANASLFGYATGTARGMAPGARVAAYKVCWPEGCLGSDILAGIDAAVADGVGVLSLSLGGGAAPYFRDTVAVGAFGATAAGVFVACSAGNSGPSGATVANSAPWVATVGAGTLDRDFPSYVTLTTGARLAGVSLYAGPAQSARPVMLPLVYGDSHDNASKLCLSGTLDPASVRGKIVLCDRGVNARVEKGAVVKAAGGAGMVLANTAASGEELVADSHLLPAVAVGKLTGDKIRDYAARGGKPMAMLSFGGTILGVRPSPVVAAFSSRGPNTVVPDVLKPDMIGPGVNILAGWTGVAGPTGLAKDGRRTRFNIISGTSMSCPHISGVAALLKAAHPNWSPAAIKSALMTTSYIVDNTNSSLRDAAGSLPATPFAFGAGHVNPQKALSPGLVYDISTNDYVVFLCSLDYSETHIRVITKMSNISCPRKSRPGDLNYPSFSVVFKKKPKHVMRYRRELTNVGPAMSVYNVKVSSPASVSVTVTPSKLLFKKVGQKQRYYVTFESKASPSHAKPDFGWISWVGNEHVVRSPVAYTWKM; this is translated from the exons ATGGAGGACGCCCAGCTCCTCCTCTGTGGTGTTCTCGTCCTCCTTGTAAGCCACTCGCTTGCCAATGTCAATGGTGACTCCGACGTctccaccagcagcagcagcggcagcggcaccAAGACCTACATCGTGTACATGGACCCGTCGAGCATGCCGGCGGCGCACCCGTCCCCGGCACATTGGCACGCCGCGCACCTACAGTCCCTGTACATCGACCCGGCGCGCAGCCTTCTCTACTCCTACTCCTCAGCTGCCCACGGCTtcgcggcggcgctgctcccgCACCATCTGCCGCTCCTCCGTGGTAGCCCCGGAGTGCTGCAGGTCGTGCCGGACACACTGTTCCAGCTCCACACCACGCGCACCCCTGAGTTCTTGGGGCTGCTCTCCCCGGCTTACCAGCCGGCCATCCACAACCTGGACGCGGCCTCGCACGACGTGGTCATAGGGGTTCTTGATACCGGCATCTGGCCGGATTCGCCGAGTCTCGCGGACGGCgacctcccgccgccgcccgcgcattGGAAGGGGGTGTGCGAGGCCGGCGTAGACTTCCCGCCGAGCTCGTGCGGGAGGAAGCTGGTGGGCGCACGGAGCTTCTCGCGGGGCTTCCGCGCCGCGACCGCCGGCCGCGGGAGAATGGGTGCCGGGAGGCGGTCGGCGCGAGACAGGGACGGGCATGGGACGCACACGGCGACCACTGCGGCTGGCGCGGCGGTGGCGAACGCGAGCCTCTTCGGGTACGCCACGGGCACGGCACGCGGAATGGCGCCCGGGGCACGCGTAGCGGCGTACAAGGTGTGCTGGCCGGAGGGGTGCCTCGGCTCTGATATCCTTGCGGGCatcgacgccgccgtcgccgacgggGTGGGCGTGCTGTCCCTGTctctcggcggcggcgccgcgccatACTTCCGGGACACCGTGGCGGTGGGCGCCTTCGGTGCGACGGCGGCTGGCGTGTTCGTGGCCTGCTCGGCAGGCAACTCTGGCCCGTCCGGCGCCACGGTCGCGAACTCCGCGCCGTGGGTCGCCACCGTCGGCGCGGGCACGCTGGACCGCGACTTCCCGTCGTACGTCACGCTCACGACCGGGGCGCGTCTGGCCGGCGTGTCCCTCTACGCCGGTCCCGCCCAGTCCGCCCGCCCCGTCATGCTCCCTCTCGTTTACGGTGACAGCCACGACAATGCGAGCAAGCTCTGTCTCTCGGGCACGCTGGACCCGGCCTCCGTGCGCGGCAAGATTGTGCTCTGCGACCGCGGCGTCAACGCGCGTGTGGAGAAGGGCGCCGTCGTCAAGGCCGCTGGCGGCGCCGGGATGGTGCTGGCCAACACGGCGGCGAGCGGGGAGGAGCTCGTGGCGGACAGCCACCTACTCCCGGCCGTGGCGGTGGGGAAGCTGACCGGTGACAAGATACGGGACTACGCCGCGCGCGGTGGCAAGCCCATGGCAATGCTAAGTTTCGGCGGCACCATTCTTGGCGTCCGGCCGTCGCCCGTCGTGGCGGCATTCAGCTCTCGCGGGCCGAACACCGTCGTGCCCGACGTCCTGAAGCCGGACATGATTGGTCCGGGGGTGAACATTCTGGCAGGGTGGACCGGCGTCGCGGGGCCCACCGGGCTCGCCAAAGACGGCCGCCGGACTCGCTTCAATATCATCTCCG GGACATCGATGTCTTGCCCTCACATTAGTGGAGTTGCTGCACTCCTCAAAGCCGCACACCCTAACTGGAGCCCTGCCGCCATCAAGTCGGCACTGATGACCACCTCATACATTGTCGACAACACAAACTCCTCCCTTCGGGATGCTGCAGGAAGCTTACCTGCAACCCCATTTGCTTTCGGTGCGGGCCATGTCAACCCACAGAAGGCGCTCTCTCCGGGCCTTGTATATGACATTTCTACCAACGACTATGTTGTCTTCCTCTGCTCTCTGGACTACAGTGAGACACATATCCGAGTAATAACCAAGATGTCCAACATCTCATGTCCACGAAAGTCCCGTCCAGGTGATCTCAACTATCCATCATTTTCAGTCGTTTTCAAGAAGAAACCAAAGCACGTTATGAGGTATAGGAGGGAGCTAACCAATGTTGGTCCAGCAATGTCAGTTTACAATGTGAAGGTCAGCAGCCCTGCATCTGTTAGTGTTACAGTTACACCATCAAAACTTTTATTCAAGAAGGTGGGGCAAAAGCAGAGGTACTACGTCACCTTTGAATCGAAGGCTAGCCCAAGTCACGCGAAACCAGATTTTGGTTGGATATCATGGGTGGGTAATGAACATGTCGTTCGCAGTCCTGTCGCGTATACATGGAAGATGTGA
- the LOC124670281 gene encoding uncharacterized protein LOC124670281 has translation MKQKIVIQVSVSSDKSRRKVMTTAAKTTGVISVGITGDSRDMLEVVGNDVDTVSLVGRLRKKLLGRLLLGRLRRRLLGARIVKVEEFKDKKKKEEDEKLPYWYPGYYYHHQYPSHMVVADQPSSCAIM, from the exons ATGAAG CAAAAGATTGTTATCCAGGTGAGCGTGTCAAGCGACAAGAGCCGGCGCAAGGTCATGACGACGGCCGCGAAAACCACCG GTGTGATCTCGGTGGGGATAACTGGTGACTCGAGGGACATGCTGGAGGTGGTGGGCAACGACGTCGACACGGTGTCCCTCGTCGGCCGTCTGCGCAAGAAGCTCCTCGGCCGTCTTCTCCTCGGCCGTCTGCGCAGGAGGCTCCTCGGCGCACGCATCGTGAAGGTGGAGGAATttaaggacaagaagaagaaagaggaggaCGAGAAGCTGCCGTACTGGTATCCCGGCTACTACTACCACCACCAATACCCCTCGCACATGGTCGTCGCCGACCAGCCCAGCTCCTGCGCAATCATGTGA